A genomic segment from Stegostoma tigrinum isolate sSteTig4 chromosome 1, sSteTig4.hap1, whole genome shotgun sequence encodes:
- the LOC125456872 gene encoding octopamine receptor 1-like, which translates to MRPETNLSRVSNYSLLWSLAEREGNGSIWLSPQDVMVGVLLTAIDLITFVGNSVVFICPAVEKRLRTVTYMFIMSLAMADLLLACLVMPFSIIYEVTGMWMFGRQFCKVWISFDVMFCTASIVTLCFISLDRYCSVVTPYYYPKRMSRKRCIIMAVTIWVYSSLISFLPVMQGWNEIPGVNFDAGTECVFVTNWAFAIVASALAFYIPFLIMCSMYFFIYRASRLKSSRIMAQTLDLHYHPNSKRPDNLQLENKATRTMSIIISVFVMCWLPYFVFNIWLAVHGAESTSDVIPHIFKVITWLGYCNSTINPMLYAFLNRDFQRALKKLLICRRWRTQVDIGEDMVSIVTFSKTAQDTEYNTKVTGIPNGRKSKSKE; encoded by the exons ATGCGGCCGGAGACGAACCTCTCACGAGTGTCCAACTATTCCCTGCTGTGGAGCCTGGCGGAGAGGGAGGGGAACGGCAGCATCTGGTTATCTCCCCAGGATGTGATGGTCGGGGTGCTGCTCACTGCCATTGACCTGATCACCTTCGTGGGCAACTCTGTGGTGTTCATCTGTCCGGCAGTGGAGAAAAGGCTGAGGACAGTCACTTATATGTTCATCATGTCACTGGCCATGGCAGATTTACTACTTGCTTGCCTTGTTATGCCCTTCAG TATTATTTATGAAGTAACAGGAATGTGGATGTTTGGTAGACAGTTCTGCAAAGTCTGGATCTCCTTCGATGTCATGTTCTGCACGGCCTCCATCGTCACTCTGTGTTTCATCAGCTTAGACCGGTACTGCTCGGTTGTCACCCCTTACTACTACCCAAAGAGGATGTCTCGCAAAAG ATGCATCATAATGGCAGTGACAATTTGGGTCTACTCATCATTAATATCGTTTCTACCCGTAATGCAAGGATGGAATGAGATACCAGGCGTCAATTTTGATGCCGGGACAGAATGTGTCTTTGTGACCAACTGGGCATTTGCTATCGTGGCATCGGCCTTGGCATTCTACATCCCCTTCCTGATCATGTGCAGCATGTACTTCTTCATCTACCGGGCATCCCGCCTGAAATCCAGCAGGATCATGGCACAGACACTGGACCTCCACTACCACCCCAATAGCAAGCGGCCAGATAACCTACAGCTGGAAAACAAGGCCACGCGGACAATGAGCATCATCATTTCAGTTTTTGTCATGTGCTGGCTCCCATATTTTGTCTTTAATATCTGGCTAGCGGTCCACGGAGCTGAGTCGACCAGCGATGTCATCCCCCACATCTTCAAAGTGATAACCTGGTTGGGCTACTGCAATTCGACCATCAACCCCATGCTGTATGCTTTCCTCAACCGTGACTTCCAGCGGGCGCTGAAGAAGCTGCTCATCTGCCGACGCTGGAGGACACAGGTGGACATTGGCGAGGACATGGTATCCATTGTGACCTTCTCGAAGACAGCCCAGGATACTGAATACAACACCAAGGTGACTGGCATTCCCAATGGACGCAAAAGCAAATCAAAGGAATAG